One Catharus ustulatus isolate bCatUst1 chromosome 2, bCatUst1.pri.v2, whole genome shotgun sequence genomic window carries:
- the LOC116992497 gene encoding beta-1,4-galactosyltransferase 4-like — protein MALGLNVFNLFYKFKVLVLVTLFVMVLWTTFSYLVDTRQEIAKAKSMVEFFRKVTSLEHSQKEEKIESTADVPMVKSFEGPCPALSPYLRGASKLSFKPLVTLEEVQKKNPLVAKGRYHPVECSALQHVAILIPHRNREKHLLYLLQHLHPFLQRQQLDYGIYVIHQAGNTKFNRAKLLNVGYLEALKEVNWDCFIFHDVDLVPENDFNIYMCDTQPKHLVVGRNNTGYRLRYRGYFGGVTALTRDQFSKVNGFSNNYWGWGGEDDDLRIRVEMQKMKVVRPPADVARYTMIFHNRDHGNEENRERMKLLRQVSRTWKTDGLNSCSYKLLSVEHNPLYINITVDFSVQPKVS, from the exons ATGGCCTTGGGCTTGAATGTTTTCAACCTCTTCTATAAGTTCAAAGTGTTGGTGCTTGTCACTTTGTTTGTGATGGTTCTGTGGACCACATTCAGTTACTTAGTGGACACCAGACAGGAAATTGCTAAAGCTAAGAGCATGGTGGAGTTTTTCAGGAAGGTAACTAGCCTGGAGCACAgtcaaaaggaagagaagattGAATCCACTGCAGATGTTCCCATGGTGAAGTCATTTGagggtccctgcccagctctgtctccATACCTTC GAGGTGCCAGCAAACTCTCCTTCAAGCCATTGGTTACACTGGAAGAAGTGCAAAAGAAGAACCCTCTGGTAGCCAAGGGCCGGTACCACCCTGTGGagtgctcagccctgcagcatgtAGCCATCCTTATCCCACACCGCAACAGAGAGAAGCATCTGCTGTacctcctgcagcatctccaccccttcctgcaaaggcagcagctggattATGGCATCTATGTCATTCATCAG gctGGCAACACCAAATTTAATCGAGCCAAACTGCTGAATGTAGGATACCTAGAGGCCCTAAAAGAAGTGAACTGGGActgtttcattttccatgaTGTGGATCTGGTGCCAGAAAATGACTTTAACATTTACATGTGTGACACACAACCAAAGCACCTTGTAGTTGGAAGGAACAATACTGGATACAG GTTACGGTACCGGGGATATTTTGGAGGTGTAACTGCTCTTACAAGAGATCAATTTTCCAAAGTGAATGGATTCTCTAACAACTACTGGGGTTGGGGTGGAGAAGATGATGACCTTCGAATCAG GGTTGAGATGCAGAAGATGAAAGTGGTGAGGCCGCCTGCTGATGTGGCCAGGTACACAATGATCTTCCACAACCGTGACCATGGTAACGAGGAGAATCGAGAGAG GATGAAGCTTCTCCGCCAAGTCTCTAGAACATGGAAGACAGATGGGCTGAATTCCTGTTCCTATAAACTGCTCTCTGTGGAACACAACCCGCTGTACATCAACATCACAGTGGACTTCAGTGTGCAGCCCAAGGTCTCATAG